From a single Botrytis cinerea B05.10 chromosome 4, complete sequence genomic region:
- the Bcmpp10 gene encoding Bcmpp10 codes for MSNSKRLRDPTMETAGSITSSTTSTSHTMTASPTSKASVAKITQIGTNGSSSIEDLITALTSTNRHTFIAPSSKILTTSSEFSKETLDRFAGKIGDEQATRLKEQRKKRKRGDRDEAEEEVLKIRKIHTQGFEAQQVFEQAKRVVDALKGEVARGLEELGIGGDESEESEDAGEEGSDMMEFDEDGFAIGSDIEGEEGDEDLEDMEEEFHTDSEDENDAQDDGEAFEGFEEEDAEEDEEDEEDEAGVFVEDPNKLNDGFFSIDEFNKQTEFLERQDASADPYTGEASDEEDIDWGTDPMSMPIKADKGSKRAKAMDVSDGEDDEEEDGPTFGNMDLNAPEGDSDDDDDMDLDEAADVADDNTNDILYKDFFEPPPRKIGKGERQANYLERQAKKAAKKAPEEDEAAMERAMADVRRDLFDDEDDANSEDALSDLDPADPKSRRSAHERRQAKISEEIRRLEAASVAKRDWTLAGEAKALDRPMNSLLEEDLDFERTGKPVPVITAEVSESIEELIKRRILAQEFDEVIRRRPDSLTPANTRRGLFELDDSKNQQSLAEIYEEEHVKNTNPDTYVSATDEKLQAQEKEVENLWKDICAKLDALSSWHYKPKPAAPSLTVVGDVATISMEDAQPSTASGIAGAESRLAPQEIYKAGQVVEGMKKDNKEITRGGAPVAREEMSREEKLRRRRREKERIKKMGEGEKVLSKKAKEKKDVVGELKRGGVKVIGKRGEMRDVEGKKIMASEVVTGGGGFKL; via the coding sequence atgTCAAACAGTAAAAGACTGAGGGACCCAACGATGGAGACAGCAGGCAGTATTACCTCCTCGACGACATCAACTTCCCACACCATGACTGCCTCCCCGACCAGCAAAGCCTCCGTCGCCAAGATTACTCAAATCGGCACAAATGGATCAAGCTCAATTGAGGACTTGATAACTGCGCTTACCTCGACCAATCGTCACACTTTTATTGCGCCTTCATCGAAAATACTCACAACGAGTTCAGAATTTTCAAAGGAGACATTGGATAGATTTGCAGGAAAAATAGGAGATGAGCAAGCTACAAGATTGAAGGAGCagagaaaaaagaggaagaggggcGACAGGGACGAGGCTGAGGAAGAAGTGTTGAAGATTAGAAAAATACATACCCAAGGATTTGAGGCTCAACAGGTTTTCGAACAGGCTAAGAGAGTTGTTGATGCACTAAAAGGGGAGGTAGCAAGAGGTCTCGAAGAGCTCGGAATTGGTGGAGATGAGAGTGAAGAAAGTGAAGACGCGGGAGAGGAGGGATCTGATATGATGGAatttgatgaggatggattCGCAATTGGTTCAGACATTGAAGGCGAGGAAGGGGACGAAGATCTCGAAGATATGGAGGAGGAATTCCACACGGACTCGGAGGACGAAAACGACGCTCAAGATGACGGAGAGGCTTTCGAAGGctttgaggaggaagatgccgaagaagacgaagaggatgaggaggacgAAGCTGGAGTTTTTGTCGAGGATCCAAACAAACTCAACGATGGTTTCTTCTCAATCGACGAATTCAATAAACAAACAGAATTTCTCGAAAGGCAAGATGCCTCAGCAGATCCTTATACTGGAGAAGCAAGTGACGAAGAGGATATTGACTGGGGCACTGACCCAATGTCTATGCCAATCAAAGCAGATAAAGGATCCAAACGTGCGAAAGCTATGGATGTTTCAGACggagaagatgacgaagaagaagatggaccAACATTTGGCAACATGGATTTGAATGCACCTGAAGGAGATAgtgacgacgacgatgatatggatttggACGAAGCTGCTGATGTAGCCGATGACAACACAAATGATATTCTCTACAAAGATTTCTTCGAACCTCCACCAAGAAAAATAGGTAAAGGAGAACGACAAGCAAACTACCTTGAAAGACAAGCCAAAAAGGCAGCTAAAAAAGCAcccgaagaagatgaagctgCCATGGAACGAGCTATGGCGGACGTCCGACGCGATCTATTTGACGACGAAGACGACGCAAACTCGGAAGACGCCCTTTCAGACCTCGATCCCGCAGATCCTAAATCCCGCCGTTCAGCTCACGAACGTCGCCAAGCCAAAATCAGCGAAGAAATCCGCCGTCTCGAAGCCGCATCCGTCGCAAAACGTGACTGGACACTAGCAGGAGAAGCAAAAGCCCTTGATCGACCCATGAACTCCCTTTTGGAAGAAGACCTCGATTTCGAACGCACAGGCAAACCTGTTCCCGTCATCACAGCCGAAGTAAGCGAAAGCATCGAAGAACTTATCAAGAGACGTATCCTAGCACAAGAATTCGACGAAGTCATTCGTCGTCGTCCTGACTCGCTAACCCCTGCCAATACCCGCCGCGGCCTCTTCGAACTTGACGATTCGAAAAACCAACAAAGTCTCGCGGAAATCTACGAGGAGGAACATgtcaaaaacacaaatccAGATACATACGTCAGCGCCACGGACGAAAAGCTCCAAGcccaagagaaagaagtcgAAAATCTCTGGAAGGATATCTGTGCTAAACTCGACGCCCTCAGTTCCTGGCACTATAAACCCAAACCCGCAGCACCGAGTCTCACTGTCGTGGGCGACGTCGCTACAATTAGTATGGAAGATGCTCAGCCTTCTACAGCTTCTGGTATCGCGGGTGCGGAATCAAGATTGGCGCCTCAGGAGATCTATAAGGCTGGACAGGTGGTCGAGGGCATGAAGAAGGATAATAAGGAGATTACACGGGGTGGCGCACCTGTTGCGAGAGAGGAAATGAGCAGAGAGGAGaaattgaggaggaggaggagggagaaggagaggattAAGAAGATGGGTGAGGGTGAGAAGGTGCTAAGTAAGAAggcgaaggagaagaaggatgtgGTGGGTGAGTTGAAGAGGGGTGGTGTCAAGGTTATCGGAAAGAGAGGTGAGATGAGGGATGTAGAGGGCAAGAAAATTATGGCAAGTGAGGTTGTTACTGGTGGTGGCGGGTTCAAGTTGTAG